One Cucurbita pepo subsp. pepo cultivar mu-cu-16 chromosome LG20, ASM280686v2, whole genome shotgun sequence genomic window carries:
- the LOC111783646 gene encoding SET and MYND domain-containing protein 4 isoform X1: MEKLKSLVPENLKQTVGSSTVDDLPSSCSFLLRLFQQSQLFFQVIGDLAMDPENALCGKKKDAALELKRQGNQCFLKGDYAPALVYYSQALQVAPMNAVDMDKNLVATLYVNRASVLLKMDLQLECLRDCNRALQISSNYAKAWYRRGKANASMGNFHDAIRDFQMSKSVEVSFNGKKQVDDELKIIQRQHKRSNTVLEHSNNNKLDDFDEPIQVKLHVTTSNKGRGMVSPIEIPPSSLVHVEEPYALVILKHCRETHCHYCLNELPADKVPCPSCSIPLYCSQRCQIQAGGRMLQNVPDNKEILKDLSDDLRKYVQEITLPSFADLRTDDVPEHKHECDGVHWPVILPSEIVLAGRIVAKFVGQGGVFADASNLVDMLNLSHHFSEMHADSKLECIIYSIILSSCLRQFFPSQLPVNENTISQIVILISQIRTNSISIVRMKSFDAPGSRDQSGRLSSVVPFTCNMEQVRVGQAIYTTGSLFNHSCKPNIHAYFNSRTLFIRTTASVTVGCPLELSYGPQVGQLDCKDRLKLLEDEYSFKCQCSGCSMVHIPDLVLNAFCCINSSCCGVVLDRSIFNCENKKTKDYLTVDEQSRLEPFMLTDSFLHAGPSHCLKCGSYRNIKSSRSTVDEAWIHFTRLQQEINSNRVSETTVSDALRALCSLKSTLHAYNKRIAEAEDNLSQAFCLLGKLELAADHCKASIRILEKLYGENHITIGNELLKLSSILLSVGDCNGVECIKRLSEIFRCHYGWHANAMFPFLNILEEETHKFVSTDV, translated from the exons ATGGAGAAGCTGAAGTCACTGGTGCCGGAGAACTTGAAGCAGACGGTGGGTTCAAGCACCGTCGATGATCTTCCCTCATCGTGTTCTTTCTTATTACGCCTTTTTCAGCAATCCCAGCTCTTCTTCCAA GTCATCGGGGATTTGGCAATGGACCCTGAAAATGCTCTCTGTGGTAAGAAAAAGGACGCTGCTCTGGAGTTGAAGCGCCAGGGAAATCAATGCTTCTTGAAGGGGGATTATGCTCCTGCGTTGGTTTATTATTCCCAG GCACTGCAAGTGGCTCCGATGAATGCTGTTGACATGGATAAGAATTTGGTTGCAACCTTATATGTGAATCGAGCATCAGTTTTGCTT AAAATGGATCTGCAATTGGAGTGTTTACGTGATTGCAATAGAGCACttcaaatttcatcaaactatGCAAAG GCATGGTATAGAAGAGGTAAAGCAAATGCTAGTATGGGAAATTTTCATGATGCTATCCGTGACTTTCAAATGTCTAAGAGTGTGGAGGTATCATTCAATGGAAAGAAACAGGTAGACGACGAGTTGAAGATCATCCAACGTCAGCACAAGAGGTCAAATACAGTACTGGAACatagcaacaacaacaaattaGACGATTTTG ATGAGCCAATTCAAGTAAAATTACATGTCACCACGTCGAATAAAGGTAGAGGAATGGTTTCACCCATTGAGATACCTCCATCATCCTTGGTCCATGTTGAAGAACCTTATGCCTTG GTAATATTGAAGCATTGTAGAGAAACTCACTGCCATTACTGCTTGAATGAGCTACCAGCAGATAAAGTACCCTGTCCATCATGCTCGATTCCTCTGTACTGCTCACAACGTTGCCAAATACAAGCCGGGGGACGAATGTTACAAAACGTTCCAGATAATAAAGAGATTTTAAAAGATCTATCTGATGACCTCAGAAAGTATGTTCAAGAAATAACTTTGCCCAGTTTTGCTGACTTAAGGACTGATGATGTTCCTGAACATAAACATGAATGTGATGGTGTGCACTGGCCTGTAATTTTGCCATCTGAAATAGTTTTGGCTGGGCGAATAGTGGCTAAATTTGTAGGACAGGGAGGTGTCTTTGCAGATGCTTCTAACCTTGTGGATATGTTG AATCTTTCACACCATTTTTCGGAAATGCACGCTGACAGCAAGCTGGAGTGTATCATCTATTCCATTATATTATCAAGTTGTCTTCGGCAATTTTTCCCCTCTCAACTTCCAGTAAATGAGAACACTATCTCGCAG ATTGTCATACTTATATCCCAAATCAGAACAAATTCTATATCTATTGTCCGTATGAAATCCTTCGATGCACCGGGGTCACGAGATCAGTCTGGAAGATTATCTAGCGTGGTTCCTTTTACTTGTAATATGGAACAA GTCAGAGTAGGTCAAGCTATTTATACAACTGGAAGCTTGTTTAACCATTCATGCAAACCGAACATCCATGCATATTTCAATTCACGTACCCTCTTTATTCGGACAACTGCGTCCGTGACAGTGGGGTGCCCCCTAGAGTTGTCATACGGTCCACAG GTTGGTCAATTGGACTGCAAAGACCGTCTTAAGTTGCTAGAGGATGAGTACTCTTTCAAATGTCAGTGTAGTGGTTGCTCAATGGTGCATATACCTGACCTTGTCCTCAATGCATTTTGTTGCATTAATTCAAGCTGCTGTGGCGTAGTCTTGGATAGATCCATCTTCAACtgtgaaaacaagaaaaccaaGGACTATCTTACGGTCGACGAACAAAGTAGGCTTGAGCCTTTCATGCTG ACTGACAGCTTCCTTCATGCTGGTCCTAGCCATTGTTTGAAGTGCGGATCTTATCGTAATATAAAATCATCTCGTTCGACTGTGGACGAGGCCTGGATTCACTTTACGAG GTTGCAGCAGGAGATAAATTCAAATAGGGTATCCGAGACGACAGTCTCAGATGCTTTGAGAGCCCTGTGCTCACTGAAGTCTACATTGCATGCATATAATAAGCGTATAGCAGAA GCTGAAGACAATCTGTCACAGGCCTTCTGTTTGCTTGGAAAACTCGAGCTGGCAGCGGACCATTGTAAAGCATCAATTCGG ATTCTAGAGAAGTTGTATGGCGAAAACCATATCACCATTGGCAACGAACTCTTGAAGCTGTCTTCCATTCTGTTGTCTGTGGGTGACTGCAATGGTGTGGAGTGCATTAAACGATTGAGTGAAATTTTCAGGTGTCATTATGGATGGCATGCCAACGCAATGTTCCCATTTTTGAACATCTTGGAGGAAGAAACTCACAAATTTGTCAGCACAGATGTTTGA
- the LOC111783646 gene encoding SET and MYND domain-containing protein 4 isoform X3: protein MEKLKSLVPENLKQTVGSSTVDDLPSSCSFLLRLFQQSQLFFQVIGDLAMDPENALCGKKKDAALELKRQGNQCFLKGDYAPALVYYSQALQVAPMNAVDMDKNLVATLYVNRASVLLKMDLQLECLRDCNRALQISSNYAKAWYRRGKANASMGNFHDAIRDFQMSKSVEVSFNGKKQVDDELKIIQRQHKRSNTVLEHSNNNKLDDFDEPIQVKLHVTTSNKGRGMVSPIEIPPSSLVHVEEPYALVILKHCRETHCHYCLNELPADKVPCPSCSIPLYCSQRCQIQAGGRMLQNVPDNKEILKDLSDDLRKYVQEITLPSFADLRTDDVPEHKHECDGVHWPVILPSEIVLAGRIVAKFVGQGGVFADASNLVDMLNLSHHFSEMHADSKLECIIYSIILSSCLRQFFPSQLPVNENTISQIVILISQIRTNSISIVRMKSFDAPGSRDQSGRLSSVVPFTCNMEQVGQLDCKDRLKLLEDEYSFKCQCSGCSMVHIPDLVLNAFCCINSSCCGVVLDRSIFNCENKKTKDYLTVDEQSRLEPFMLTDSFLHAGPSHCLKCGSYRNIKSSRSTVDEAWIHFTRLQQEINSNRVSETTVSDALRALCSLKSTLHAYNKRIAEAEDNLSQAFCLLGKLELAADHCKASIRILEKLYGENHITIGNELLKLSSILLSVGDCNGVECIKRLSEIFRCHYGWHANAMFPFLNILEEETHKFVSTDV from the exons ATGGAGAAGCTGAAGTCACTGGTGCCGGAGAACTTGAAGCAGACGGTGGGTTCAAGCACCGTCGATGATCTTCCCTCATCGTGTTCTTTCTTATTACGCCTTTTTCAGCAATCCCAGCTCTTCTTCCAA GTCATCGGGGATTTGGCAATGGACCCTGAAAATGCTCTCTGTGGTAAGAAAAAGGACGCTGCTCTGGAGTTGAAGCGCCAGGGAAATCAATGCTTCTTGAAGGGGGATTATGCTCCTGCGTTGGTTTATTATTCCCAG GCACTGCAAGTGGCTCCGATGAATGCTGTTGACATGGATAAGAATTTGGTTGCAACCTTATATGTGAATCGAGCATCAGTTTTGCTT AAAATGGATCTGCAATTGGAGTGTTTACGTGATTGCAATAGAGCACttcaaatttcatcaaactatGCAAAG GCATGGTATAGAAGAGGTAAAGCAAATGCTAGTATGGGAAATTTTCATGATGCTATCCGTGACTTTCAAATGTCTAAGAGTGTGGAGGTATCATTCAATGGAAAGAAACAGGTAGACGACGAGTTGAAGATCATCCAACGTCAGCACAAGAGGTCAAATACAGTACTGGAACatagcaacaacaacaaattaGACGATTTTG ATGAGCCAATTCAAGTAAAATTACATGTCACCACGTCGAATAAAGGTAGAGGAATGGTTTCACCCATTGAGATACCTCCATCATCCTTGGTCCATGTTGAAGAACCTTATGCCTTG GTAATATTGAAGCATTGTAGAGAAACTCACTGCCATTACTGCTTGAATGAGCTACCAGCAGATAAAGTACCCTGTCCATCATGCTCGATTCCTCTGTACTGCTCACAACGTTGCCAAATACAAGCCGGGGGACGAATGTTACAAAACGTTCCAGATAATAAAGAGATTTTAAAAGATCTATCTGATGACCTCAGAAAGTATGTTCAAGAAATAACTTTGCCCAGTTTTGCTGACTTAAGGACTGATGATGTTCCTGAACATAAACATGAATGTGATGGTGTGCACTGGCCTGTAATTTTGCCATCTGAAATAGTTTTGGCTGGGCGAATAGTGGCTAAATTTGTAGGACAGGGAGGTGTCTTTGCAGATGCTTCTAACCTTGTGGATATGTTG AATCTTTCACACCATTTTTCGGAAATGCACGCTGACAGCAAGCTGGAGTGTATCATCTATTCCATTATATTATCAAGTTGTCTTCGGCAATTTTTCCCCTCTCAACTTCCAGTAAATGAGAACACTATCTCGCAG ATTGTCATACTTATATCCCAAATCAGAACAAATTCTATATCTATTGTCCGTATGAAATCCTTCGATGCACCGGGGTCACGAGATCAGTCTGGAAGATTATCTAGCGTGGTTCCTTTTACTTGTAATATGGAACAA GTTGGTCAATTGGACTGCAAAGACCGTCTTAAGTTGCTAGAGGATGAGTACTCTTTCAAATGTCAGTGTAGTGGTTGCTCAATGGTGCATATACCTGACCTTGTCCTCAATGCATTTTGTTGCATTAATTCAAGCTGCTGTGGCGTAGTCTTGGATAGATCCATCTTCAACtgtgaaaacaagaaaaccaaGGACTATCTTACGGTCGACGAACAAAGTAGGCTTGAGCCTTTCATGCTG ACTGACAGCTTCCTTCATGCTGGTCCTAGCCATTGTTTGAAGTGCGGATCTTATCGTAATATAAAATCATCTCGTTCGACTGTGGACGAGGCCTGGATTCACTTTACGAG GTTGCAGCAGGAGATAAATTCAAATAGGGTATCCGAGACGACAGTCTCAGATGCTTTGAGAGCCCTGTGCTCACTGAAGTCTACATTGCATGCATATAATAAGCGTATAGCAGAA GCTGAAGACAATCTGTCACAGGCCTTCTGTTTGCTTGGAAAACTCGAGCTGGCAGCGGACCATTGTAAAGCATCAATTCGG ATTCTAGAGAAGTTGTATGGCGAAAACCATATCACCATTGGCAACGAACTCTTGAAGCTGTCTTCCATTCTGTTGTCTGTGGGTGACTGCAATGGTGTGGAGTGCATTAAACGATTGAGTGAAATTTTCAGGTGTCATTATGGATGGCATGCCAACGCAATGTTCCCATTTTTGAACATCTTGGAGGAAGAAACTCACAAATTTGTCAGCACAGATGTTTGA
- the LOC111783646 gene encoding SET and MYND domain-containing protein 4 isoform X2 gives MDPENALCGKKKDAALELKRQGNQCFLKGDYAPALVYYSQALQVAPMNAVDMDKNLVATLYVNRASVLLKMDLQLECLRDCNRALQISSNYAKAWYRRGKANASMGNFHDAIRDFQMSKSVEVSFNGKKQVDDELKIIQRQHKRSNTVLEHSNNNKLDDFDEPIQVKLHVTTSNKGRGMVSPIEIPPSSLVHVEEPYALVILKHCRETHCHYCLNELPADKVPCPSCSIPLYCSQRCQIQAGGRMLQNVPDNKEILKDLSDDLRKYVQEITLPSFADLRTDDVPEHKHECDGVHWPVILPSEIVLAGRIVAKFVGQGGVFADASNLVDMLNLSHHFSEMHADSKLECIIYSIILSSCLRQFFPSQLPVNENTISQIVILISQIRTNSISIVRMKSFDAPGSRDQSGRLSSVVPFTCNMEQVRVGQAIYTTGSLFNHSCKPNIHAYFNSRTLFIRTTASVTVGCPLELSYGPQVGQLDCKDRLKLLEDEYSFKCQCSGCSMVHIPDLVLNAFCCINSSCCGVVLDRSIFNCENKKTKDYLTVDEQSRLEPFMLTDSFLHAGPSHCLKCGSYRNIKSSRSTVDEAWIHFTRLQQEINSNRVSETTVSDALRALCSLKSTLHAYNKRIAEAEDNLSQAFCLLGKLELAADHCKASIRILEKLYGENHITIGNELLKLSSILLSVGDCNGVECIKRLSEIFRCHYGWHANAMFPFLNILEEETHKFVSTDV, from the exons ATGGACCCTGAAAATGCTCTCTGTGGTAAGAAAAAGGACGCTGCTCTGGAGTTGAAGCGCCAGGGAAATCAATGCTTCTTGAAGGGGGATTATGCTCCTGCGTTGGTTTATTATTCCCAG GCACTGCAAGTGGCTCCGATGAATGCTGTTGACATGGATAAGAATTTGGTTGCAACCTTATATGTGAATCGAGCATCAGTTTTGCTT AAAATGGATCTGCAATTGGAGTGTTTACGTGATTGCAATAGAGCACttcaaatttcatcaaactatGCAAAG GCATGGTATAGAAGAGGTAAAGCAAATGCTAGTATGGGAAATTTTCATGATGCTATCCGTGACTTTCAAATGTCTAAGAGTGTGGAGGTATCATTCAATGGAAAGAAACAGGTAGACGACGAGTTGAAGATCATCCAACGTCAGCACAAGAGGTCAAATACAGTACTGGAACatagcaacaacaacaaattaGACGATTTTG ATGAGCCAATTCAAGTAAAATTACATGTCACCACGTCGAATAAAGGTAGAGGAATGGTTTCACCCATTGAGATACCTCCATCATCCTTGGTCCATGTTGAAGAACCTTATGCCTTG GTAATATTGAAGCATTGTAGAGAAACTCACTGCCATTACTGCTTGAATGAGCTACCAGCAGATAAAGTACCCTGTCCATCATGCTCGATTCCTCTGTACTGCTCACAACGTTGCCAAATACAAGCCGGGGGACGAATGTTACAAAACGTTCCAGATAATAAAGAGATTTTAAAAGATCTATCTGATGACCTCAGAAAGTATGTTCAAGAAATAACTTTGCCCAGTTTTGCTGACTTAAGGACTGATGATGTTCCTGAACATAAACATGAATGTGATGGTGTGCACTGGCCTGTAATTTTGCCATCTGAAATAGTTTTGGCTGGGCGAATAGTGGCTAAATTTGTAGGACAGGGAGGTGTCTTTGCAGATGCTTCTAACCTTGTGGATATGTTG AATCTTTCACACCATTTTTCGGAAATGCACGCTGACAGCAAGCTGGAGTGTATCATCTATTCCATTATATTATCAAGTTGTCTTCGGCAATTTTTCCCCTCTCAACTTCCAGTAAATGAGAACACTATCTCGCAG ATTGTCATACTTATATCCCAAATCAGAACAAATTCTATATCTATTGTCCGTATGAAATCCTTCGATGCACCGGGGTCACGAGATCAGTCTGGAAGATTATCTAGCGTGGTTCCTTTTACTTGTAATATGGAACAA GTCAGAGTAGGTCAAGCTATTTATACAACTGGAAGCTTGTTTAACCATTCATGCAAACCGAACATCCATGCATATTTCAATTCACGTACCCTCTTTATTCGGACAACTGCGTCCGTGACAGTGGGGTGCCCCCTAGAGTTGTCATACGGTCCACAG GTTGGTCAATTGGACTGCAAAGACCGTCTTAAGTTGCTAGAGGATGAGTACTCTTTCAAATGTCAGTGTAGTGGTTGCTCAATGGTGCATATACCTGACCTTGTCCTCAATGCATTTTGTTGCATTAATTCAAGCTGCTGTGGCGTAGTCTTGGATAGATCCATCTTCAACtgtgaaaacaagaaaaccaaGGACTATCTTACGGTCGACGAACAAAGTAGGCTTGAGCCTTTCATGCTG ACTGACAGCTTCCTTCATGCTGGTCCTAGCCATTGTTTGAAGTGCGGATCTTATCGTAATATAAAATCATCTCGTTCGACTGTGGACGAGGCCTGGATTCACTTTACGAG GTTGCAGCAGGAGATAAATTCAAATAGGGTATCCGAGACGACAGTCTCAGATGCTTTGAGAGCCCTGTGCTCACTGAAGTCTACATTGCATGCATATAATAAGCGTATAGCAGAA GCTGAAGACAATCTGTCACAGGCCTTCTGTTTGCTTGGAAAACTCGAGCTGGCAGCGGACCATTGTAAAGCATCAATTCGG ATTCTAGAGAAGTTGTATGGCGAAAACCATATCACCATTGGCAACGAACTCTTGAAGCTGTCTTCCATTCTGTTGTCTGTGGGTGACTGCAATGGTGTGGAGTGCATTAAACGATTGAGTGAAATTTTCAGGTGTCATTATGGATGGCATGCCAACGCAATGTTCCCATTTTTGAACATCTTGGAGGAAGAAACTCACAAATTTGTCAGCACAGATGTTTGA